In bacterium, the following are encoded in one genomic region:
- a CDS encoding bifunctional (p)ppGpp synthetase/guanosine-3',5'-bis(diphosphate) 3'-pyrophosphohydrolase: VKLQRVVNRFFLSTREEAHPTKKKSLPKVLVAGEKNIKTKIAQCCQPQPHQSIVGYVSRNKEISIHHSKCPMLAFLDKDKIIPAWWQGKEEELEIAAWDRPGLLKDVAEIFSKRNINILVVESKKPVNHLAKIRVVIERPVVLDLTKLAEDLKSVQGVKKIAFSNLK; the protein is encoded by the coding sequence AAGTAAAACTACAGAGAGTTGTTAACCGATTTTTCCTTTCCACAAGGGAAGAAGCACATCCTACTAAAAAGAAATCTCTCCCTAAAGTTTTGGTAGCCGGCGAAAAAAACATAAAAACAAAAATCGCCCAATGTTGCCAACCCCAACCTCACCAATCTATTGTTGGCTATGTCTCCAGAAATAAAGAAATCTCTATCCACCACAGCAAGTGCCCAATGTTAGCATTTTTAGATAAAGACAAAATTATACCTGCTTGGTGGCAAGGTAAAGAGGAAGAGTTGGAAATTGCTGCTTGGGATAGGCCGGGTTTACTGAAAGACGTGGCTGAAATTTTTTCTAAAAGAAATATAAATATCTTAGTAGTGGAAAGTAAAAAACCAGTTAACCATTTAGCAAAAATAAGGGTTGTCATTGAGCGGCCAGTCGTGTTAGACTTAACCAAGTTGGCTGAGGATTTAAAAAGTGTTCAGGGAGTTAAAAAAATCGCTTTTTCTAACTTAAAATAA
- a CDS encoding histidine--tRNA ligase, producing the protein MAKKPLIQAPKGFRDILPENQKYYEFVKQTAIKQLRFSGFKRIDLPTLEYRSLYERGVGEETDIVSKEMFIVDRKSTSEDKEEYVMRPEGTAGVARAYIEHGMHTWPQPVMLYYIGSFFRYEQPQEGRYREHWQIGAEILGAQRASSDVETIRVLWNIFQDLGLDDITIYINSLGCPNCRNNIKNSLKEYFNLNKSKLCTDCKRRLQKNVFRILDCKNQKCRTIAKDAPPILDNLCVYCKNHLRRLFEMLDDLGIKYDLDPTLVRGLDYYTRTVFEVTTGEDKKRQTSLAGGGRYDGLIKLLGGPETPAVGFAMGLDRVVDVLKQRKIKVPDYEKPIVFLAQLGESAKRKSYEILQKLQAEGIPVQATPFKDSLKAQLKVADRLKVKFTVIIGQKEVNDKTVIVRDMKESVQEIIPQTDLITFLREKLNKK; encoded by the coding sequence ATGGCAAAAAAACCGCTTATTCAGGCACCAAAGGGTTTTCGGGATATTTTACCTGAAAACCAAAAGTATTATGAGTTTGTTAAGCAAACAGCAATTAAGCAGTTGCGTTTTTCTGGTTTTAAGCGAATTGATCTGCCCACTCTTGAGTACCGCAGCTTGTATGAACGTGGCGTAGGCGAAGAGACAGATATAGTCAGCAAAGAAATGTTTATAGTTGATCGCAAATCGACCTCAGAAGACAAAGAGGAATACGTAATGAGACCTGAGGGAACAGCGGGAGTTGCCAGAGCCTATATTGAGCACGGGATGCATACCTGGCCTCAACCAGTAATGCTTTACTATATAGGATCTTTTTTCCGTTATGAGCAACCACAGGAAGGACGTTATCGGGAACACTGGCAAATTGGTGCTGAAATATTAGGTGCTCAGCGAGCTTCAAGCGATGTAGAAACAATAAGGGTTCTTTGGAACATATTTCAAGATCTAGGGCTTGATGATATTACAATTTATATTAATAGCCTAGGTTGCCCCAATTGCCGCAATAACATTAAAAACAGCCTTAAAGAGTATTTTAATTTGAATAAATCCAAACTTTGTACGGACTGCAAAAGAAGATTGCAAAAAAATGTTTTTAGAATTTTAGATTGTAAGAACCAAAAATGCCGCACAATTGCTAAAGACGCTCCTCCAATTCTCGATAATCTTTGTGTTTACTGCAAAAATCACCTGCGACGTCTGTTTGAGATGCTTGACGATTTGGGAATTAAATATGATTTAGATCCTACCTTAGTCAGAGGGTTGGATTACTACACGCGAACTGTATTTGAAGTAACAACAGGTGAGGACAAGAAAAGACAAACATCTTTGGCAGGAGGAGGACGCTATGACGGTTTAATTAAACTTTTGGGCGGGCCTGAAACTCCAGCAGTAGGCTTTGCTATGGGTTTAGACAGGGTAGTAGATGTTTTAAAACAAAGAAAAATCAAAGTTCCTGACTACGAAAAACCTATAGTATTTTTAGCTCAATTAGGAGAAAGTGCTAAAAGAAAAAGTTATGAAATCTTACAAAAACTCCAAGCTGAAGGTATACCTGTACAAGCCACGCCATTTAAGGACAGCTTAAAAGCCCAGCTTAAAGTCGCTGACAGATTAAAGGTTAAATTTACTGTCATAATTGGGCAAAAAGAGGTTAATGATAAAACTGTTATTGTTAGAGATATGAAAGAAAGTGTTCAGGAAATAATTCCCCAGACAGATTTAATCACTTTTTTAAGAGAAAAGTTGAATAAAAAATAG